In Phaeobacter porticola, one DNA window encodes the following:
- a CDS encoding EAL domain-containing protein: MKKKHKVMADMPEGGDNPLTSAVVTRDRSTLDMVSDAIRHNQTMLAYQPIMQAMPPQGVAFYEGYIRVLDATGRVIPARDFMPLVEDKEEGRELDCLALEHGLKALARSPNIRLSVNMSARSIGYQRWLRVLDQYLKKDATLGERLVLEITEASAMATPELVIDFMDRMQKHGIAFALDNFGAGATAVSYFRQFFFDAVKIDGQFIRAIHASHDNQAVARALVGIAKQFDMLVVAESVESPADAEFLISIGVDCLQGYLFGAPSVSPPWLEDLRTKNRAS; this comes from the coding sequence GTGAAGAAAAAGCATAAGGTTATGGCCGACATGCCAGAGGGGGGCGACAACCCGCTGACCTCTGCTGTTGTAACACGTGATCGCTCTACCCTCGATATGGTCAGCGACGCGATTCGCCATAACCAAACAATGCTTGCCTATCAGCCGATCATGCAGGCTATGCCACCGCAGGGTGTCGCCTTTTACGAGGGGTATATTCGGGTGCTGGATGCCACAGGCCGGGTCATCCCAGCACGCGATTTTATGCCTCTGGTTGAGGACAAGGAAGAAGGGCGCGAACTGGACTGTCTTGCGCTAGAGCATGGGTTGAAAGCACTGGCCCGCAGCCCGAACATCCGCCTTTCCGTCAACATGTCTGCACGCTCCATCGGCTACCAACGCTGGCTGCGGGTACTGGATCAGTATCTGAAAAAGGATGCAACACTTGGCGAGCGGCTGGTACTGGAGATCACGGAAGCCTCTGCTATGGCGACGCCAGAGCTGGTCATCGACTTCATGGACCGAATGCAAAAGCATGGCATCGCTTTTGCCCTCGACAACTTTGGTGCCGGGGCAACCGCTGTCAGCTACTTTCGGCAATTTTTCTTTGATGCGGTGAAAATCGACGGACAGTTCATTCGCGCCATCCATGCCAGCCATGACAACCAGGCAGTTGCGCGCGCACTTGTCGGGATCGCCAAGCAGTTCGACATGTTAGTGGTGGCCGAATCGGTCGAAAGCCCCGCAGATGCCGAATTCTTGATTTCCATCGGTGTTGACTGCCTGCAGGGGTATCTGTTTGGCGCGCCATCGGTCAGCCCGCCCTGGCTGGAAGATCTGCGCACGAAAAACCGCGCCTCCTAA